The Terrirubrum flagellatum nucleotide sequence CAGCAGAAGGCGATCCTCGAAGTCGGCGCCGAAATGGAGCCATGGGCGACGACCGAAGCGAAGAAGGACGACGAGGAAGTCGCCAAGGTCTACGCCGCGAAAGGCGCGCAGGTCGTCGACATGAGCGACGCGCAGCTCGATCAATGGAAGAAATTCGCCGAAGGCAGCGCCTGGAAGGATTTCGCCGCGAAATCGAGCGAAGCCGCCGATCTTCTGAAGCTCGCGCAGAGCGTGGCGTAACATGGCGTCCGGCGTCCAGCATGACGCGATCCTCGCCGCCGACGCTCCGTCGGCGGCGCCATCCGCATCGGGCGCAGCCGCCCTTTTCGAAAAGATCAACGAATTCGTTTTCAAGCTTTCGGCGGTCGCCGTGGTGGCCGCCGGATTCGTGCTGACCTTTGGCGTCATCACCAGCCATATTCTGAAGCGCGGCATCGCCTGGCAGGACGAGGTGACGATCTTCCTCGTCGCCGGCGCGGTGTTTCTCTCCGCCGCCGCGGTGCAGGCGCGGCGCGGCCATGTCGGCATCGATGTGCTCGATCACGCGCTGTCGCCGGCTGCGAACGACGTCAGACGCGCGATCGTCGATGCGGTCGTGTTCTGCTTCTGCGTGATCTTCGCGTGGAAATCCGCGGCGCTGCTCGGCGAAGCCTGGCACGAAGGTCAGACTTCGCAATCGGTGTGGGGTCCGCCGCTGTGGATTCCCTACACGCTGCTCACAGTCGGCATGATTTTGCTCGCGGTCCAGACCGGTTTCCAGGTCGGCCAGCGCTCGATGCTGACATTCGCCGCCGCGCTCGCCATTGCGCTTGTCATCCTCGTCTGGAACCGACCACCGACGGCGCTGGTGACCGGCATCCCGCAATGGCTTGTTGGAATCGCCTACTGCGTCGTCACGCTGCTGATGATGTTCTCGGGCATGCCGATCGCGTTCGCGCTCGGCGTCGTTGCGCTCGTCTTCATGCTGCTGTTCATGCCGCGCGCCTCGGTCGATACGATCGCGCAGAATTTTTACGAGGAGCTCGCGAACGTCATCATCCTCGCCATTCCGCTGTTCATTCTGAAAGGCGCGGCAATCGGGCGTTCCGACGCGGGCAAGGATCTCTATTCGGCTCTGCACGCCTGGCTGCACAAGATCCCCGGTGGTCTCGGCGTCGCCAACACCATCGCCTGCGGCCTGTTCGCCGCGATGGCGGGATCATCGCCAGCCACCTGCTCAGCCATCGGTTCGGCTGGCATTCCGGAGATGCGGGCGCGCGGCTATTCCGGCGGCTTCGCGGCCGGCATCATCGCGGCCGGCGGCACGCTCGGCATCCTGCTGCCGCCGTCGGTGACGATGCTGCTCTATGCAGTGGCGGCCGAAGTCTCGCTCGGCAAACTGTTCCTCGCCGGCATCGGCCCGGGCCTCCTGCTGATCACGCTCTTCGCCGGCTATTCCGTGCTGCGTTATCGCAAGGAGCGGCGCATGGCCGAGGTTGCAGCCGCTGAGGCCGGCGCGCGCTCGGCGCTGCTGGCCGAAGAGCATTTCGCGCTGCGGCAGAAGATCAACATGATCGCCTGGGTCGCGCCCTTCGTGACCATCCTCGCGGGCGTCATGGTCGTGCTCTACGCCGGCTGGGCGACGCCGTCGGAGACGGCGGGCGTCGGCGCGATTCTGGCGCTCTCGGTGATCGGCGCGATGTACGGCATCTGGCGTCCGGCGCGCATCATGCCGATCCTCACGGGCACGCTGCGCGAATCCACCATGCTGCTGATGATCATCGGCATGTCGCTGCTCTATTCCTATGTGATGAGCTATCT carries:
- a CDS encoding TRAP transporter large permease, with translation MMFSGMPIAFALGVVALVFMLLFMPRASVDTIAQNFYEELANVIILAIPLFILKGAAIGRSDAGKDLYSALHAWLHKIPGGLGVANTIACGLFAAMAGSSPATCSAIGSAGIPEMRARGYSGGFAAGIIAAGGTLGILLPPSVTMLLYAVAAEVSLGKLFLAGIGPGLLLITLFAGYSVLRYRKERRMAEVAAAEAGARSALLAEEHFALRQKINMIAWVAPFVTILAGVMVVLYAGWATPSETAGVGAILALSVIGAMYGIWRPARIMPILTGTLRESTMLLMIIGMSLLYSYVMSYLHISQATAAWITGLHLSKWLLLAAILLFVIVLGFFLPPVSIILMTAPIVLPPLKAAGFDLIWFGVVMTIVMEMGLIHPPVGLNIFVIKNIAPDIPLSDIIWGTLPFVLLMFLAVLLCCLFPGIATWLPAVIMG